One genomic window of Arvicola amphibius chromosome 4, mArvAmp1.2, whole genome shotgun sequence includes the following:
- the Phykpl gene encoding 5-phosphohydroxy-L-lysine phospho-lyase isoform X3 codes for MAADQRPKGATLDLRRRLLSSSCRLFFPEDPVKIIRSQGQYLYDEQGREFLDCINNVAHDELRGDLEGLADDGGGPLAVGHCHPTVVQAAHEQNLMLNTNSRYLHDNIVDYAQKLSETLPEELSVFYFLNSGSEANDLALRLARQCTGHQDVVVLDHAYHGHLSSLIDISPYKFRDLDGQKEWVHVAPLPDTYRGPYREDHPNPAEAYASEVKQVISIAQEKGRKLAAFFAESLPSVGGQIIPPAGYFSQVAEHIRKAGGLFVADEIQVGFGRVGKHFWAFQLEGENFVPDIVTMGKCIGNGHPVACVATTQAVSRAFEATGVEYFNTFGGNPVSCAVGLAVLDVLKTEQLQAHAANVGSFLMEHLKQQKAKHPIIGDVRRNWDSEDPLLSPPHTINLQGEGGG; via the exons ATGGCCGCGGATCAGCGCCCCAAGGGAGCCACTCTGGACCTGAGGCGCCGGCTGCTCAG CTCTTCCTGCAGACTCTTTTTTCCCGAGGACCCTGTTAAAATCATCCGGAGCCAAGGGCAGTACCTGTACGACGAGCAAGGGCGAGAGTTCCTGGACTGTATCAACAACGTAGCTCATG ATGAGCTGAGGGGGGATCTGGAGGGGCTGGCTGACGATGGAGGTGGTCCTCTTGCAGTCGGTCACTGCCATCCCACCGTGGTCCAAGCCGCACACGAACAGAACCTGATGCTCAACACCAACAGCCGATACCTTCACGACAACATCGTGGACTATGCCCAGAAGCTGTCGGAGACCCTGCCGGAGGAGCtctctgtgttttatttcctGAATTCTGG GTCAGAAGCCAACGACCTGGCCTTGAGACTGGCTCGCCAGTGCACAGGACACCAGGATGTGGTGGTATTAGACCA TGCTTATCACGGTCACCTGAGCTCCTTGATCGACATCAGTCCCTACAAGTTCCGAGACCTGGATGGCCAGAAGGAATGGGTCCATGTG GCTCCTCTCCCAGACACCTACCGGGGCCCCTACCGGGAGGACCACCCCAATCCTGCAGAGGCCTATGCCAGCGAGGTGAAGCAAGTGATCAGCATCGCACAGGAGAAGGGCAGGAAG CTCGCTGCCTTCTTTGCTGAGtctctgcccagtgtgggtgggcAGATCATTCCCCCTGCTGGCTACTTCTCCCAGGTGGCAGA GCATATTCGCAAGGCCGGAGGGCTCTTTGTCGCAGATGAGATCCAGGTTGGTTTTGGCCGAGTAGGCAAGCACTTTTGGGCCTTCCAGCTGGAGGGAGAAAACTTCGTCCCTGACATTGTCACCATGGGAAAGTGCATCGGCAATGGTCACCCTGTTGCCTGTGTGGCCACTACACAAGCTGTGTCAAGGGCATTTGAAGCCACTGGTGTAGAATACTTCAATACG TTTGGTGGCAACCCAGTGTCCTGTGCTGTGGGGCTGGCAGTCCTAGATGTCTTGAAAACAGAGCAGCTCCAGGCTCATGCCGCCAATGTGGGCAGTTTCCTAATGGAGCACctcaaacaacagaaagccaagCATCCTATCATTGGAGATGTCAG AAGGAACTGGGATTCTGAAGATCCCCTGCTTTCTCCACCCCACACCATCAATCTCCAGGGTGAAGGGGGTGGCTGA
- the Phykpl gene encoding 5-phosphohydroxy-L-lysine phospho-lyase isoform X1, giving the protein MAADQRPKGATLDLRRRLLSSSCRLFFPEDPVKIIRSQGQYLYDEQGREFLDCINNVAHDELRGDLEGLADDGGGPLAVGHCHPTVVQAAHEQNLMLNTNSRYLHDNIVDYAQKLSETLPEELSVFYFLNSGSEANDLALRLARQCTGHQDVVVLDHAYHGHLSSLIDISPYKFRDLDGQKEWVHVAPLPDTYRGPYREDHPNPAEAYASEVKQVISIAQEKGRKLAAFFAESLPSVGGQIIPPAGYFSQVAEHIRKAGGLFVADEIQVGFGRVGKHFWAFQLEGENFVPDIVTMGKCIGNGHPVACVATTQAVSRAFEATGVEYFNTFGGNPVSCAVGLAVLDVLKTEQLQAHAANVGSFLMEHLKQQKAKHPIIGDVRGSGLFIGVDLIKDETLRTPATEEAEYLVSRLKENYILLSTDGPGRNVLKFKPPMCFSLDNAQHVVAKIDDILTDMEEKVRSCKTLKIQPNSVKHLSEETQPTQIQQDGKLTSTLQIKQV; this is encoded by the exons ATGGCCGCGGATCAGCGCCCCAAGGGAGCCACTCTGGACCTGAGGCGCCGGCTGCTCAG CTCTTCCTGCAGACTCTTTTTTCCCGAGGACCCTGTTAAAATCATCCGGAGCCAAGGGCAGTACCTGTACGACGAGCAAGGGCGAGAGTTCCTGGACTGTATCAACAACGTAGCTCATG ATGAGCTGAGGGGGGATCTGGAGGGGCTGGCTGACGATGGAGGTGGTCCTCTTGCAGTCGGTCACTGCCATCCCACCGTGGTCCAAGCCGCACACGAACAGAACCTGATGCTCAACACCAACAGCCGATACCTTCACGACAACATCGTGGACTATGCCCAGAAGCTGTCGGAGACCCTGCCGGAGGAGCtctctgtgttttatttcctGAATTCTGG GTCAGAAGCCAACGACCTGGCCTTGAGACTGGCTCGCCAGTGCACAGGACACCAGGATGTGGTGGTATTAGACCA TGCTTATCACGGTCACCTGAGCTCCTTGATCGACATCAGTCCCTACAAGTTCCGAGACCTGGATGGCCAGAAGGAATGGGTCCATGTG GCTCCTCTCCCAGACACCTACCGGGGCCCCTACCGGGAGGACCACCCCAATCCTGCAGAGGCCTATGCCAGCGAGGTGAAGCAAGTGATCAGCATCGCACAGGAGAAGGGCAGGAAG CTCGCTGCCTTCTTTGCTGAGtctctgcccagtgtgggtgggcAGATCATTCCCCCTGCTGGCTACTTCTCCCAGGTGGCAGA GCATATTCGCAAGGCCGGAGGGCTCTTTGTCGCAGATGAGATCCAGGTTGGTTTTGGCCGAGTAGGCAAGCACTTTTGGGCCTTCCAGCTGGAGGGAGAAAACTTCGTCCCTGACATTGTCACCATGGGAAAGTGCATCGGCAATGGTCACCCTGTTGCCTGTGTGGCCACTACACAAGCTGTGTCAAGGGCATTTGAAGCCACTGGTGTAGAATACTTCAATACG TTTGGTGGCAACCCAGTGTCCTGTGCTGTGGGGCTGGCAGTCCTAGATGTCTTGAAAACAGAGCAGCTCCAGGCTCATGCCGCCAATGTGGGCAGTTTCCTAATGGAGCACctcaaacaacagaaagccaagCATCCTATCATTGGAGATGTCAG GGGCTCTGGGCTCTTCATCGGTGTGGATCTGATCAAAGATGAGACCCTGAGGACACCAGCAACTGAAGAGGCAGAATATTTGGTctccag GCTAAAGGAGAACTACATTTTACTGAGCACTGATGGCCCTGGGAGGAATGTCCTGAAGTTCAAGCCTCCAATGTGCTTCAGTCTGGACAATGCACAGCATGTAGTGGCAAAGATAGATGACATTCTAACGG
- the Phykpl gene encoding 5-phosphohydroxy-L-lysine phospho-lyase isoform X2, whose amino-acid sequence MAADQRPKGATLDLRRRLLSSSCRLFFPEDPVKIIRSQGQYLYDEQGREFLDCINNVAHVGHCHPTVVQAAHEQNLMLNTNSRYLHDNIVDYAQKLSETLPEELSVFYFLNSGSEANDLALRLARQCTGHQDVVVLDHAYHGHLSSLIDISPYKFRDLDGQKEWVHVAPLPDTYRGPYREDHPNPAEAYASEVKQVISIAQEKGRKLAAFFAESLPSVGGQIIPPAGYFSQVAEHIRKAGGLFVADEIQVGFGRVGKHFWAFQLEGENFVPDIVTMGKCIGNGHPVACVATTQAVSRAFEATGVEYFNTFGGNPVSCAVGLAVLDVLKTEQLQAHAANVGSFLMEHLKQQKAKHPIIGDVRGSGLFIGVDLIKDETLRTPATEEAEYLVSRLKENYILLSTDGPGRNVLKFKPPMCFSLDNAQHVVAKIDDILTDMEEKVRSCKTLKIQPNSVKHLSEETQPTQIQQDGKLTSTLQIKQV is encoded by the exons ATGGCCGCGGATCAGCGCCCCAAGGGAGCCACTCTGGACCTGAGGCGCCGGCTGCTCAG CTCTTCCTGCAGACTCTTTTTTCCCGAGGACCCTGTTAAAATCATCCGGAGCCAAGGGCAGTACCTGTACGACGAGCAAGGGCGAGAGTTCCTGGACTGTATCAACAACGTAGCTCATG TCGGTCACTGCCATCCCACCGTGGTCCAAGCCGCACACGAACAGAACCTGATGCTCAACACCAACAGCCGATACCTTCACGACAACATCGTGGACTATGCCCAGAAGCTGTCGGAGACCCTGCCGGAGGAGCtctctgtgttttatttcctGAATTCTGG GTCAGAAGCCAACGACCTGGCCTTGAGACTGGCTCGCCAGTGCACAGGACACCAGGATGTGGTGGTATTAGACCA TGCTTATCACGGTCACCTGAGCTCCTTGATCGACATCAGTCCCTACAAGTTCCGAGACCTGGATGGCCAGAAGGAATGGGTCCATGTG GCTCCTCTCCCAGACACCTACCGGGGCCCCTACCGGGAGGACCACCCCAATCCTGCAGAGGCCTATGCCAGCGAGGTGAAGCAAGTGATCAGCATCGCACAGGAGAAGGGCAGGAAG CTCGCTGCCTTCTTTGCTGAGtctctgcccagtgtgggtgggcAGATCATTCCCCCTGCTGGCTACTTCTCCCAGGTGGCAGA GCATATTCGCAAGGCCGGAGGGCTCTTTGTCGCAGATGAGATCCAGGTTGGTTTTGGCCGAGTAGGCAAGCACTTTTGGGCCTTCCAGCTGGAGGGAGAAAACTTCGTCCCTGACATTGTCACCATGGGAAAGTGCATCGGCAATGGTCACCCTGTTGCCTGTGTGGCCACTACACAAGCTGTGTCAAGGGCATTTGAAGCCACTGGTGTAGAATACTTCAATACG TTTGGTGGCAACCCAGTGTCCTGTGCTGTGGGGCTGGCAGTCCTAGATGTCTTGAAAACAGAGCAGCTCCAGGCTCATGCCGCCAATGTGGGCAGTTTCCTAATGGAGCACctcaaacaacagaaagccaagCATCCTATCATTGGAGATGTCAG GGGCTCTGGGCTCTTCATCGGTGTGGATCTGATCAAAGATGAGACCCTGAGGACACCAGCAACTGAAGAGGCAGAATATTTGGTctccag GCTAAAGGAGAACTACATTTTACTGAGCACTGATGGCCCTGGGAGGAATGTCCTGAAGTTCAAGCCTCCAATGTGCTTCAGTCTGGACAATGCACAGCATGTAGTGGCAAAGATAGATGACATTCTAACGG